A genome region from Deinococcus sp. KNUC1210 includes the following:
- a CDS encoding SDR family NAD(P)-dependent oxidoreductase, with translation MTATGGQMSGKTVLVTGATNGIGKVAARELVGQGARVHIIGRNAEKTAATAAEIGAASFIVADLSEQADVRRAAQDFRDRAGQLDVLLNNAGGVFQQRQETREGIEMTWALNHLAYFLLTQELLPLLHAAPSARVVSVSSAANATGKMHWDDLEFRHGYRSFAAYSQSKLANILFTRELSRRLAGSRVTANALHPGFVASGFGQNNSRIMSQVLGLVQVFAKTEEQGAQTSVYLASSPLVQGVTGRYFDNEHEAKPSPRALDDAAAARLWAVSEVYVKENLFAGSRVM, from the coding sequence ATGACGGCAACGGGCGGGCAGATGAGCGGCAAGACAGTGCTGGTAACGGGGGCCACGAACGGCATCGGCAAGGTGGCGGCGCGGGAACTGGTGGGCCAGGGCGCACGGGTGCACATCATCGGGCGAAATGCCGAGAAGACGGCTGCAACGGCTGCCGAAATCGGGGCCGCCTCCTTCATCGTCGCTGACCTGAGCGAGCAGGCGGATGTGCGCCGGGCCGCGCAGGACTTCCGTGACCGCGCCGGACAGCTCGACGTGCTGCTCAACAACGCGGGCGGGGTGTTTCAGCAGCGCCAGGAAACGCGGGAAGGCATCGAGATGACGTGGGCGCTCAACCACCTCGCCTATTTCCTCCTGACTCAGGAACTGCTGCCGCTCCTTCACGCCGCCCCGTCTGCGCGGGTGGTGAGCGTGAGCAGCGCGGCGAACGCGACCGGAAAGATGCACTGGGACGATCTGGAGTTCCGGCACGGCTACCGCTCTTTTGCCGCCTACTCGCAGAGCAAGCTCGCCAACATCCTGTTTACCCGCGAGCTGAGCCGCCGCCTTGCCGGAAGCCGCGTGACGGCCAATGCGCTGCATCCCGGCTTCGTCGCCAGCGGATTCGGGCAGAACAACAGCCGCATCATGTCGCAGGTGCTGGGGCTCGTTCAGGTCTTTGCCAAAACCGAGGAGCAGGGCGCACAGACGAGTGTGTATCTGGCAAGCAGCCCGCTCGTTCAGGGCGTAACCGGGCGCTATTTCGACAACGAACACGAGGCGAAGCCGTCGCCCAGGGCGCTCGACGACGCTGCCGCCGCACGGCTGTGGGCCGTCAGCGAGGTGTATGTGAAGGAAAATCTCTTTGCCGGGAGCCGGGTAATGTGA
- a CDS encoding DUF4127 family protein produces the protein MLLLASRSVLLFSALIASAAVQAASAQTLIPLDSRPATSTLPAQIAALGGGPVHLPPPDLLGTAARGADPAALLAWLKAQPTDGPLIVSLDALGYGGLVQSRSSRDSVETVMARLQAVRDWGASSGQPVYAFIVLPRQPDAVDRARNLEVAQRMVQWAREGVFKELHVTWDDALPGSPAPQEGAALAKDAPPNVLVYPGADEVLSSLVARADAPQAATLVVEYSQPDKAAAVIRYEGIALDLSVALHAQAAGWQVTAGQPEPIRTPFGGEGVRAPDARALTLYVFNGGDARAAALRVSQLLRRGPVAVADVEKVNVGNLRVWADLYTLKRPQDLSSLAAWGTPGNNLGTVLAHAKLVAAGVPSDSQDALLAREYANDIVYSSQLRAQLRTLIPDADLPGSNAPGVLEGLAQTYFPLEFKSSYALESASFPWNRSFEADLELNVAK, from the coding sequence ATGCTCCTGCTCGCTTCCCGTTCCGTCCTGCTGTTCAGTGCCCTGATCGCCTCGGCAGCGGTCCAGGCGGCCTCTGCTCAGACGCTCATTCCACTCGACTCGCGCCCTGCCACCAGTACCCTGCCTGCTCAGATCGCGGCGCTCGGCGGCGGTCCGGTGCATCTGCCGCCCCCCGACCTGCTGGGAACTGCTGCGCGTGGAGCCGACCCCGCCGCGCTGCTCGCATGGCTGAAGGCCCAGCCTACCGATGGTCCGCTGATCGTGTCGCTCGACGCGCTGGGTTACGGCGGTCTGGTCCAGTCGCGCAGCAGCCGTGACAGCGTCGAGACTGTGATGGCGCGGCTTCAGGCGGTGCGCGACTGGGGTGCGTCGAGCGGGCAACCGGTCTATGCCTTTATCGTGCTGCCGCGCCAGCCGGACGCCGTGGACCGGGCCAGAAATCTGGAAGTGGCGCAGCGCATGGTGCAGTGGGCCAGAGAAGGCGTATTCAAAGAGCTGCACGTGACCTGGGACGACGCGCTTCCGGGCAGCCCGGCCCCGCAGGAAGGCGCAGCGCTGGCGAAAGACGCCCCGCCGAACGTGCTGGTCTACCCCGGAGCCGATGAGGTCCTGAGCAGTCTGGTGGCCCGCGCCGACGCGCCGCAGGCCGCCACGCTGGTGGTCGAATACAGTCAGCCCGACAAGGCCGCCGCCGTGATCCGCTATGAAGGCATCGCGCTCGACCTCAGCGTGGCGCTGCATGCACAGGCCGCCGGGTGGCAGGTGACGGCAGGCCAGCCGGAACCCATTCGCACGCCGTTCGGGGGCGAGGGCGTGCGTGCGCCGGATGCCCGCGCCCTGACGCTGTACGTCTTCAACGGGGGAGACGCCCGCGCCGCCGCCCTGCGCGTGAGTCAGCTGCTGCGGCGCGGCCCGGTCGCGGTGGCCGACGTGGAGAAGGTGAACGTGGGAAACCTGCGCGTCTGGGCCGATCTGTACACGCTCAAGCGCCCGCAGGATCTGTCGAGTCTGGCGGCCTGGGGCACGCCCGGCAACAACCTGGGCACGGTGCTGGCCCACGCGAAACTCGTCGCGGCGGGTGTGCCCTCTGACAGTCAGGACGCCCTGCTGGCCCGCGAGTACGCCAACGACATCGTGTACAGCTCGCAGCTCCGCGCCCAGCTCCGCACGCTGATTCCCGATGCCGACCTGCCCGGCTCGAACGCGCCCGGCGTGCTGGAAGGGCTGGCACAGACGTATTTCCCACTGGAGTTCAAATCGAGCTACGCCCTGGAGAGCGCCAGTTTTCCATGGAACCGCAGCTTCGAGGCCGATCTGGAACTGAACGTGGCGAAGTAG